The following are from one region of the Chiloscyllium punctatum isolate Juve2018m chromosome 24, sChiPun1.3, whole genome shotgun sequence genome:
- the LOC140494415 gene encoding uncharacterized protein isoform X1, with the protein MVYWLCCWLLIQRVRMKILTVVLSLLHIQWTMGSHCTETPIVREGNKATASNCSLSCLDWNKLKIKGVRKLSLESCGMTRIINISRNSELIELNFMNNEFQQLPKNLLLNFENLKVLNVNGNPLKSIPFSIIQEVQVIFQCSCAVLKDLTENCNKAENCTQSFLENLNCNGANNFSTFNVSSFYSAECDRINRISIYVLVPLLTFLVVGIAAFALSKYFSKRKSSNAHSPNKRHSVSSSDHGQQRYVSTTNWKDPAAATEKPEGSSGIRKQQMVHKDYENMVMGECDSAWGRCDRNLKSLDDTYYLESDPACDIYLNEQPVYCNYTGSVANPEDDVYIIPDK; encoded by the exons GATGAAGATATTGACAGTGGTTCTCAGTTTGCTTCACATCCAGTGGACAATGGGTTCACATTGTACAGAGACACCAATAGTCAGAGAAGGGAACAAAGCTACTGCTTCTAACTGTTCCCTCAGTTGCCTGGATTGGAACAAGTTAAAAATCAAGGGTGTGAGAAAGCTCTCACTGGAAAGCTGCGGAATGACCCGGATTATTAACATTTCTCGCAATTCCGAGCTGATCGAACTAAATTTCATGAATAACGAATTCCAACAGCTTCCAAAAAATCTCCTTCTAAACTTTGAAAACTTAAAAGTATTGAATGTAAATGGGAACCCTCTAAAATCCATTCCTTTCAGCATCATTCAGGAAGTCCAAGTTATCTTTCAGTGTTCTTGCGCTGTTTtgaaagatttgacagagaattgTAATAAAGCAGAGAACTGTACACAGAGTTTCCTCGAGAATCTGAATTGCAATGGAGCAAACAATTTCAGTACATTCAACGTGAGCAGTTTTTACAGCGCTGAGTGTGACAGGATCAATCGCATTTCCATCTATGTTCTTGTTCCATTGCTCACGTTCCTCGTCGTTGGAATTGCGGCTTTTGCCCTaagcaaatatttctccaaaCGCAAGAGCAGCAATGCCCACTCCCCAAACAAACGCCATTCCGTTTCTTCCTCGGATCATGGTCAACAAAGATACGTTAGCACAACAAACTGGAAAGATCCAGCTGCAGCTACAGAGAAGCCGGAAGGTTCGAGCGGGATCAGGAAACAACAGATGGTTCACAAGGATTACGAGAACATGGTGATGGGGGAATGTGATAGCGCGTGGGGAAGATGTGACAG GAATCTGAAGAGTCTGGATGACACATATTACCTGGAAAGTGACCCAGCCTGTGATATTTATTTAAATGAGCAACCTGTTTATTGTAATTACACAGGGTCTGTTGCTAACCCAGAGGATGATGTGTATATCATACCCGACAAGTAA
- the LOC140494415 gene encoding uncharacterized protein isoform X2, whose translation MKILTVVLSLLHIQWTMGSHCTETPIVREGNKATASNCSLSCLDWNKLKIKGVRKLSLESCGMTRIINISRNSELIELNFMNNEFQQLPKNLLLNFENLKVLNVNGNPLKSIPFSIIQEVQVIFQCSCAVLKDLTENCNKAENCTQSFLENLNCNGANNFSTFNVSSFYSAECDRINRISIYVLVPLLTFLVVGIAAFALSKYFSKRKSSNAHSPNKRHSVSSSDHGQQRYVSTTNWKDPAAATEKPEGSSGIRKQQMVHKDYENMVMGECDSAWGRCDRNLKSLDDTYYLESDPACDIYLNEQPVYCNYTGSVANPEDDVYIIPDK comes from the exons ATGAAGATATTGACAGTGGTTCTCAGTTTGCTTCACATCCAGTGGACAATGGGTTCACATTGTACAGAGACACCAATAGTCAGAGAAGGGAACAAAGCTACTGCTTCTAACTGTTCCCTCAGTTGCCTGGATTGGAACAAGTTAAAAATCAAGGGTGTGAGAAAGCTCTCACTGGAAAGCTGCGGAATGACCCGGATTATTAACATTTCTCGCAATTCCGAGCTGATCGAACTAAATTTCATGAATAACGAATTCCAACAGCTTCCAAAAAATCTCCTTCTAAACTTTGAAAACTTAAAAGTATTGAATGTAAATGGGAACCCTCTAAAATCCATTCCTTTCAGCATCATTCAGGAAGTCCAAGTTATCTTTCAGTGTTCTTGCGCTGTTTtgaaagatttgacagagaattgTAATAAAGCAGAGAACTGTACACAGAGTTTCCTCGAGAATCTGAATTGCAATGGAGCAAACAATTTCAGTACATTCAACGTGAGCAGTTTTTACAGCGCTGAGTGTGACAGGATCAATCGCATTTCCATCTATGTTCTTGTTCCATTGCTCACGTTCCTCGTCGTTGGAATTGCGGCTTTTGCCCTaagcaaatatttctccaaaCGCAAGAGCAGCAATGCCCACTCCCCAAACAAACGCCATTCCGTTTCTTCCTCGGATCATGGTCAACAAAGATACGTTAGCACAACAAACTGGAAAGATCCAGCTGCAGCTACAGAGAAGCCGGAAGGTTCGAGCGGGATCAGGAAACAACAGATGGTTCACAAGGATTACGAGAACATGGTGATGGGGGAATGTGATAGCGCGTGGGGAAGATGTGACAG GAATCTGAAGAGTCTGGATGACACATATTACCTGGAAAGTGACCCAGCCTGTGATATTTATTTAAATGAGCAACCTGTTTATTGTAATTACACAGGGTCTGTTGCTAACCCAGAGGATGATGTGTATATCATACCCGACAAGTAA